atttttataaaatcttacacaacaGTTAAAAACCAACTCTTTTATGGTAAATTCTTGTTagaaatttaataaacaaaTGGTTTCAGTGTTTTGTTCCCCAAAAAGTTTTAACTCGTAATAAAAATTTCAGACAAGTCGAAGAATAAGTATACTTCAGTATGTTATGAATgctagcaagatgtaaaaacaaCAGTTTAGCGGAATGACATTTTACGAAATGGTTTGTACAACTTACAATTAAGTATATACAGAGAAATTCagaataatttgtttctacTAGAAATGTGCCTTCACCAAACGTTTTAGATAAGTGGTATGGAAGTGGGACTCTTACTGATAATGacgatcgttagtgctagaaaccTGTAATTTGGTATGGATATATAAATCAATGAATCCGCCAAGGTGGCAAATAAAATCCGCCGCGGCCGGATCTCCGTCCGTATATCTAAGGTAGAAGCTTTATAACTTCTAATACATTACCTATAATAGCCTAGGTGCCTTTAATAATAGTCCAAGATCCCAGAGCCCCCAGTACTTATTTTCTCATGAATTACATGTATGGGATAAAGTAGTATTAGTATCCGTTTTTGGCTTTCGGCGTTGGTGAGATCATTTGTGTTTTCGCAGGTCCGAATTTTAACTTATTGTTTTCCCCCCACGTATATACCATTTCTAGGATGCTATTTGTGTTTAACTCCAGTTCAATTAAATCTTTTCCGTGACAAATTAATAGAATGTCGTCCGCATACGCTTGTATGTGGGTGTTGGTTCGTGATATTTGTTCCAGCAAGGTGTCGGTTATAGTGTTCCAGAAGATAGGTCCAAGGACAGATCCTTGGACACATCCTCTGGTTTGCGTTTTTGTTACggtagtatttttatttttatttagtatcCAAAGTTAACCATATGTCTACGCAGGATACTGGAGTTTTTCTGTCACATAGCCAGGAAGGAAGGTCATAATCTGGAACAACTCATAGTTACTGGCAAGGTTGATGGCAAACGACCTAGAGGCCGTAGCCCAAGAAGGTGGGCAGACCAAGTCCGTTCTACCCTGGACACCCAACTGCATGTCGCGCTTCACGATGCCAAAAACAGGCACAGATGGCGGGACACCGCCAAAGAGAAGCTGATTCCACGGGGatttcacgaccctcagcaatgaggaacACAACGTGACGAGAAGGATCCAAAGCCGCTTAGGGACGCATGGTGTGGATACAGAGCTCTGAACACTGGTCTTGACTAGTgcttggccaatttttttataaaaaccccCATTAGCGTACCCTtcttgtttgaaaaatactataagtgattgatttaattgtatttttttatatttcagtcGTGGTCCCTAGTCGGCATAGTATTCATGATAGCCGTCGGCCTCATCATGTTTACGTACAAGGCCACCGCGTTCAATCTGCTCGGCTTCAACTTCCTGCTGGTGGCCTCGTTCGCCGGCGGCCTCCGGTGGACGTTCGCCCAGGTGCTGATGCAGCGAGCGAGACTAGGGCTCCATAACCCGGTGGACATGGTGTTCCATGTACAGCCGTGGATGTTTCTGTCGCTGCTGCCCTTCGCCCTGCTCTTCGAAGGTCAGTGTATTCCTCGGAAGAAGCTAGCATAGTTAATGATGCAGCGAGACTAGGGCTCCATAACCCGGTGGACATGGTGTTCCATGTGCAGCCGTGGATGTTCCTGTCTCTGCTGCCCTTCGCCCTGCTCTTCGAAGGTCAGTGTATTCCTCGGAAGAAGCTAGCATAGTTAATGATGCAGCGAGACTAGGGCTCCATAACCCGGTGGACATGGTGTTCCATGTGCAGCCGTGGATGTTCCTCTCTCTGCTGCCCTTCGCCCTGCTCTTCGAAGGTCAGTGTATTCCTCGGAAGAAGCTAGCATAGTTAATGATGCAGCGAGACTAGGGCTCCATAACCCGGTGGACATGGTGTTCCATGTGCAGCCGTGGATGTTCCTGTCTCTGCTGCCCTTCGCCCTGCTCTTCGAAGGTCAGTGTATTCCTCGGAAGAAGCTAGCATAGTTAATGATGCAGCGAGACTAGGGCTCCATAACCCGGTGGACATGGTGTTCCATGTGCAGCCGTGGATGTTCCTGTCTCTGCTGCCCTTCGCCCTGCTCTTCGAAGGTCAGTGTATTCCTCGGAAGAAGCTAGCATAGTTAATGATGCAGCGAGACTAGGGCTCCATAACCCGGTGGACATGGTGTTCCATGTACAACCATGGATGTTTCTGTCTCTGTTGCCCTTCGCCCTGCTCTTCGAAGGTCAgacagagttagaccaagatatatgtctgcaatgattttgatagcacacagtgcaagtgttattttaaaagtcaaacttctatgaaattatgacacataaataacacatgcactgcgagtgttatcaaaatcgttgcagatttctcttggtgtaactctaacTTATACAATTGTCATTTGTTTTACTAGGGGGCAAATATGTTGTTAACTCCGTCGTCCTAATATTGAGCTAATacaagcgaaatattccaaaattgtaGCGGGTGGtttgaaaagtggaatcttgagctttGCGAGGGGTtaaagggttaaacaaactttgctaccgaatgaatgaaacacaaaaattttcaccacaccaacgcgaggtGAATACTAAATGTAAACTGAAATACATtacaaattaaaagaataatttatcttttaccatatttttattacttaaatgttacttttctaaacattgtttaaatatttttttgttgattaaataaaagtaaaccaaTGTAACCATCATTTAATTTCGAAACTCAAATGTGCATGATACGTGATGCCTGCTAAACAATGCTAACTTAATCTGATCAATTCCAGGTCTATCCTGTTTCGAGTACCTCCTATCCCTGCCGCAGGGGGCGCTAGTGCCGACGCTAGTAAAGGTGTCTGGGGGCGCCACTATCGCATTCCTCATGGAGATCTCAGAGTTCCTCGTGGTGACATACACTTCTAGCCTGACGCTGTCCATAGCCGGGATATTTAAGGTCAGCCTTACCATACTCCTCTGTTATAGGTGTACCTCCTGTCCATAGCCGGGATATTTAAGGTCAGTCTTACCATACTCCACTgttataggtgtacctactgTCCATAGCCGGGATATTTAAGGCCAGTCGTACCATACTCCACTGTTATAGATGTACCTCCTATCCATAGCAGGGATATTTAAGGTCAGCCTTACCATACTCCACTGTTATAGGTGTACCTCCTGTCCATAGCCGGGATATTTAAGGTCAGTCTTACCATACTCCACTgttataggtgtacctactgTCCATAGCCGGGATATTAAGGGTCAGTCTTACCATACTCCACTGTTATAGGTGTACCTCCTGTCCATAGCCGGGATATTTAAGGTCAGTCTTACCATACTCCACTGTTATAGGTGTACCTCCTGTCCATAGCCGGGATATTTAAGATAATCATAATCAGTATATTTCTCCAAAGCtcatccgacatccgatatcggatcagaCAAAGTGAAATCGCTCTAAGGGTCTcttgtcactggagcataggcagagagaatcatactgtatctTTCTCACGCTTGTATCGTCATCCCAAACATGTTTTACTTTATGTCCAAATGAGTATAAAACTGTCCGTTTTTCTTTTCAGATTAgaatttttataactattttccTCCAAAATTAAATCTAATTAACTATACACTGAATTATAGTATTGCTTACATATTATTGTACCGCAGTATTAGATATCATAGCAACCATAGCATTTCGGAAGAAAAAGTTAATTACCACTATTTTTGAGGTTGGAAAAATCCTAATCTAAAAAAAACGGCGTATACCGCTACTGACAAAATCACCTACAAATGTATCTGAATCTTGTTTTCAGGAGATGTGCATTCTAGTCTTAGCGGTGGAGGTGAGCGGGGACCGACTGAGCGCGATCAACGTCGCCGGGCTCGGCGTGTGTCTCTTGGGCATCATCGGACACATTGTACATAAGGtggacatttttttttgttagcctagttaagtgtcccactgctgggcaaaggcctcccctcgcttcCTCCACTTGACCCTGTCGTTTGTAGTTTCCCGCCAGTCCGGataaaatgcgtccaagtcgtcccgccatctccttttcggtctgcctgcacTCCGGCCAGCACCATCAACATCTTAGGGTGGtgttccacctgtccaatatgtttgtccaatgtgcattgcatctcactctcaTTAAGCTAAATGTGACGCAAGTACACATTCGACCAAGATATTGGAGatagaataccacccttacacagatcaaacctagccccaaattaagcaaagcttgtactatgggtgctaggcgacgatatatatttttttaaccacTGGCTACGCAAATCTTCTGCTTGCTCGGGTATAAATATTAGCATGcggggttaaacaacaacttggCCCCAACaacacaaacaaataaatattaatttgttgacaaagttgtaaataatgtaattcTTTCACAGGTCCTCTTCATAAAATCCGTAACGGGCGCTGTGCCATTAGACGACGACTTTGAACCCGTCAACCGCTCCCGAACGCCCAAAGGCGGCGGCGAACCCCTCCTCGAGGCTAAGTGGACGCACCCGAGCGACGACAGCGATGTCGATGCTAACTTGGTACTGTTTGAGGTGCTGCAGAGACGAGATGGGAGGTAGGGAGCACTGTTAGGTGTGTTAGCtgtggaaattaaaaaaatattgtgcaaGTTGGCCTCAAGGGATGTTACACAAGCCAATACAACGTTTGCAGAGACATAATATCACTGCAAATGTTGGTGTGACTTGTGAAAAAGCCCTTTGTGTGATAAAAATctaaatacctttaaacgagcaattcttctttatatatatatatatatatatatatatatatatatatatatatatatatatacatgtatatatatatgtatatgtatatatatatttacttttttcgggggtctcggaaacggctctaaagatttcgattaaatttgctatatgggagttgtcgggggcgataaattgatctagctacgttttatctctgggaaaacgcgcatttttgagtttttatatgctttccggtctcccagatattatataaaatatattattatcacACAAGGGGCTATATTGCCTATAGGCGGTGGTGCCGCTTTGAGTCAAGAAGTGGTATCGTTAGTGTTTTGAGTGGTGCAGACGAAATTTTATAGAGGGACATGTACTGTTTATGTGCCGGGGTGATTATGTACCTAACTGTATTACGATCAAAAAATCATAACAGTAGTAAGCCTTATAACTTTGCCCAAAAATCACATAAGTGACATTAAAACTTTTCTAATGTCTAAGTGGAGGATACGCACCGTTGAGGATAAGTGGACGCAAAAAATAGGAGGCAGGGAGCGGATAACTGACCCTTTTGGTTACCGATTAACTGAGACAGTTGGTAAGAAGTTATAGTCAGCTATTGATTTGGATGCATGAAGCTGATTTATACTATATTaagttacagatgtagtgcatttttttttccttcgtattttctcggaaacgttcgtatttgtcattctacttcaatcaacctcatTATTAGTTACTTTtagtaccgagactgactgaaatagcaagacacgttcgtaagtacGTGTCCGTAATAATACGAACGAAAATAATTACGCACTACATCTatactaaaatgtaatatgtaggtatataaattagtttttgttccaaaactcgGCTACATTCTACTAGCTAGAAGTATCGAAAGATTTCTTTACCAACCGCCTGAGTGGGTAGACTATATTGACCGTAGTTATGCAGAAAACGACCAAcccaattttattatattatattaactaCGGTTAATATAgttatacagatgtagtgcattattattttcctttgtattttcacggaaacgtacgaacgtgtcttgctatttcagtcagtctcagtacaaaaagtactgaggttaactgaagtagcatgacaaatacgaacctttccgagaaaataggaaggaaaacaattatgcacaacATCTGTAGTTATGTCAGTTATGTGATATATTAAACCTTGTTCTCGTAAAAGTTTATATGTTTACCTATACCACCTATAGCCTAAGatgcagggccgtcttaaactatgccgGGGCCcatgggcacataagaatttggggcccttttggaaagtaaagaaagcgaattaactCGTATACTCGTAGACAAGATTTCCATGTGCAACTGTGAAATGAAATTCGAGGCGTGGTATTGAGTGTTTTGAGCGGTGCAAATCACCGCGGCACATATAGTTATgtgcagtcgccatcagatatatcgcagcggccaaggtgttcacaaatatctgaacaaagcctctattatcaagattaagtgtattttttttatatttttgaacACTTTGGCCGCTCCGGTGCATCTGATGACGACAGTACGCGATAAATGCAAAATGTATCGGGTttcgattaaaaaaaaacggttttaaCCGTTTGAAACCGgtttatttattaagaaaaCTGCGTTGTACTCCAGGGACGTAGCCAAGATGGCATTCGTTTACAAACAAAAGCCAATCGAAAAGTAAACATGAATGTAGACGACAGATCGAacgaaaagtgacgtttttccatacattatttaaacctttgaccgccaaagacgtcaactgacgcacgcggctacagcccaatatcaaccttcgtgcattacaacaaggttcacgatgacgcgccgcgcacgatagCCGTAGGGTTAAGTTCGGTTGGTGGTTTCTATTAACGATTATCAGCCAGGATTGTCTATTTATGTTGTCTCAATGTCCATTTATCCTATATTATGTAGTATGTGTTCTGAAATTGTTAACATTCCTtcgttgttattattattacttaattatttatattaagttcgtctaaaataaaacttttttattaataattggtCTCGCCAACATTACCGTATAAAtcga
Above is a window of Cydia splendana chromosome Z, ilCydSple1.2, whole genome shotgun sequence DNA encoding:
- the LOC134804096 gene encoding solute carrier family 35 member C2 — translated: MPGVKYEQLSTKAEVEEDVGTAKPKKKCSEVWCQKGLLSLGLILLYFSLSIGLTFYQRWLLKDFRYPLTVVMYHLIVKWCLSVCVRCARHFITGSSQLVLPFMTCLRSVAPTGLASGIDVGFSNWGLELVTISLYTMTKSTTIIFILGFAILLGLERKSWSLVGIVFMIAVGLIMFTYKATAFNLLGFNFLLVASFAGGLRWTFAQVLMQRARLGLHNPVDMVFHVQPWMFLSLLPFALLFEGLSCFEYLLSLPQGALVPTLVKVSGGATIAFLMEISEFLVVTYTSSLTLSIAGIFKEMCILVLAVEVSGDRLSAINVAGLGVCLLGIIGHIVHKVLFIKSVTGAVPLDDDFEPVNRSRTPKGGGEPLLEAKWTHPSDDSDVDANLVLFEVLQRRDGR